One segment of Dromaius novaehollandiae isolate bDroNov1 chromosome Z, bDroNov1.hap1, whole genome shotgun sequence DNA contains the following:
- the TYRP1 gene encoding 5,6-dihydroxyindole-2-carboxylic acid oxidase — protein MESPMLLLLLVPPLLSPAGAQFPRQCATVEALRSGVCCPDYFPVFGPGTDRCGVSTGRGRCVPVTADSRPHGPQYIHDGRDDREQWPLSFFNQTCQCSGNFSGYNCGSCRPGWSGPTCSQPTNIVRRNLLDLSTEERRRFVNALHQAKVTIHPDIVIATRRREEIFGPDGNTPQFENVSIYNYFVWSHYYSVRKTFLGTGQQSFGGVDFSHEGPAFVTWHRYHLLQLERDMQNMLQDPTFGLPYWNFATGQNTCDICSDDLMGARSNFDVSLISQNSIFSQWRVLCENIEDYDTLGTICNSTEGGPIRRNPAGNVARPMVQRLPEPEDVALCLEVGIFDTPPFYSNSTDSFRNTVEGYSDPSGKYDPAVRSLHNLAHLFLNGTGGQTHLSPNDPIFVLLHTFTDALFDEWLRRHATDISTYPLENAPIGHNRQYNMVPFWPPVTNNEMFVTAPENLGYSYEVKWPGRALRVTEIITIAIVTALILVTIIFAAAACIVRVKKNKDELHQPLLTDQYQHYSDDYDGIPTPSQSIV, from the exons ATGGAGTCGCccatgctgctgctcctcctcgtGCCGCCGTTGCTGAGCCCCGCGGGAGCCCAGTTCCCCCGCCAGTGCGCCACGGTCGAGGCCCTCAGGAGTGGCGTGTGCTGCCCAGACTATTTCCCGGTGTTCGGGCCGGGCACGGACCGGTGTGGCGTGTCCACAGGGCGAGGCCGGTGCGTGCCGGTGACGGCTGACTcgcggccccacggcccccagtACATACACGACGGGCGGGACGAccgtgagcagtggcccctgagCTTCTTCAACCAGACCTGCCAGTGCAGCGGTAACTTCTCCGGCTACAACTGCGGCTCGTGTCGCCCCGGGTGGAGTGGACCTACCTGCAGCCAACCAACCAATATAG TCAGGAGAAATCTTTTGGACCTGAGCACAGAAGAAAGGAGGCGTTTTGTGAATGCCTTACACCAAGCCAAGGTGACAATCCACCCTGACATTGTTATTGCCACGAGGAGACGTGAGGAAATATTTGGACCAGATGGCAACACACCACAGTTTGAGAATGTCTCCATTTATAACTACTTTGTGTGGTCCCATTATTATTCCGTGAGGAAGACTTTCCTTGGTACGGGGCAGCAGAGTTTTGGAGGAGTTGATTTCTCCCATGAGGGACCAGCTTTCGTCACTTGGCATAGGTATCATCTGTTGCAGCTGGAAAGAGACATGCAG AATATGCTGCAGGACCCCACTTTTGGGCTGCCCTACTGGAACTTTGCAACGGGGCAAAATACCTGTGATATCTGCTCAGATGACTTGATGGGAGCTAGAAGCAATTTTGACGTCTCTCTTATCAGTCAGAACTCCATCTTCTCTCAGTGGCGAGTGCTGTGTGAAAACATAGAAGACTATGATACATTGGGAACCATCTGTAACA GCACTGAGGGTGGTCCCATCAGAAGAAATCCTGCTGGAAATGTTGCCCGGCCTATGGTACAGCGTCTCCCAGAGCCCGAAGATGTTGCTCTGTGTTTGGAAGTTGGTATATTTGACACTCCTCCTTTCTATTCCAATTCAACAGACAGTTTCCGTAACACAGTAGAAG GGTACAGTGATCCTTCAGGGAAGTATGACCCAGCAGTTCGCAGTCTTCACAACTTGGCTCATCTGTTTCTGAATGGGACAGGAGGACAAACTCACTTATCACCAAATGATCCCATTTTTGTCCTCCTGCACACATTTACAGATGCTCTTTTTGACGAGTGGCTGAGAAGGCACGCTACTG ATATCTCAACATACCCACTGGAGAATGCCCCTATCGGACATAACCGGCAGTATAATATGGTGCCTTTTTGGCCTCCAGTTACCAATAATGAAATGTTTGTTACTGCACCAGAAAACCTGGGATACAGCTATGAAGTCAAGTGGCCAG GTCGGGCTCTCCGTGTCACAGAGATTATAACTATTGCAATAGTGACCGCACTGATTCTTGTTACAataatttttgctgctgctgcatgtaTTGTACGtgtcaagaaaaataaagatgagcTGCATCAGCCTCTTCTCACTGACCAATATCAACACTATTCAGATGATTATGATGGCATACCAACACCAAGCCAGTCCATTGTTTGA